One Marinilabiliales bacterium DNA segment encodes these proteins:
- a CDS encoding S9 family peptidase — protein sequence MMNSSKLLRTGILLPVVFILALSITAQERRAMTLEDIMNFHHMQSPAVSHDGKWVAYAASPDRGDGYGVLVSAAGNPEYIVDRGTRPAFSANGEKALFLQAPPLAETEGRSASDRPNNAAVMISTADGSATAFKDVRRASFSTLHSYLFVHHHAVEDTTLNKDQNDRMKKSGTPLLIKDFGSNKEVTLPFVETWTVDSLSSTLVFTVSDTLEANNGLFSLSLANLDTPPAFIDTTEKAKYNRFTWHESTRRLAFMRAEDLEKDTLETAALVVWEPGGAIREIVGQEDAPGGMFLPFDNSPGWSNDGKMLFFGFRPDRFAAGPEEKKEYSSVLDSIGQQADIDIWHGEDPLIKTHEKIMWNQFSRQNLSAVYHIEENRIVPLACEEVPDLITPRGGKNALASSSLPYAKRITWEGRFRDIYLVNLLDGGRTLVAEEHQDMAALSPNGRYLIHFDNKHWHSYEVSTGRVTNLTENIDIPFFSETMDRPAEPGSYRTAGWLDDGESVLIYDRYDIWRANLRTGAMMNITGGEGRKTETVFRIRRLDNEPLIGLNDILFAEGYNETSKERSIWSLRSDRQGVNMLLDEGRNLRLRLLSEDGQTIVYTRESYDEFPDLWVTGRRFRNPVKVSDLGRQIGEFNWGTAELISFNSADGVPLDGIVIKPGDYDPSKKYPVFVYYYEQFSQRLHDFNQTVINHRPSFGYYASNGYVIFLPDIHFKVGRPGMSAVNALVPGVHKLIDLGIADPDAIGLHGHSWSGYMTAYVVTQTDIFRAAIAGAPVSNMTSAYGGIRWGSGLARQFQYETGQSRLGSSLFDRRYLYIENSPLFYAHEINTPLLIMHGDVDEAVPWEQSIELYLAMRRAGKDIIFLQYRDEPHHPQKYPNKVDYTIRMKEYFDHHLKGHEAADWIKNGVPYQGR from the coding sequence ATGATGAACAGCAGTAAACTCCTCAGAACCGGTATTTTGCTGCCGGTCGTTTTTATTCTGGCACTAAGCATTACCGCACAGGAAAGACGTGCCATGACACTGGAAGACATAATGAATTTTCACCATATGCAGTCACCGGCAGTAAGCCATGACGGCAAATGGGTTGCCTATGCAGCTTCGCCCGACCGTGGCGACGGATACGGAGTGCTCGTCTCTGCCGCAGGTAACCCTGAATATATTGTCGACCGAGGTACAAGACCCGCTTTTTCTGCCAACGGAGAGAAGGCCCTGTTCCTGCAGGCGCCCCCCCTTGCCGAAACCGAAGGCAGGTCTGCCTCAGACAGGCCAAATAATGCAGCGGTGATGATAAGTACGGCAGACGGCTCGGCTACCGCTTTTAAAGATGTCAGAAGAGCCTCATTCAGTACACTTCACAGCTACCTGTTCGTGCATCACCATGCTGTTGAGGACACCACCCTGAACAAAGATCAGAACGACCGGATGAAGAAGTCCGGTACCCCGCTGCTGATAAAAGACTTCGGCAGCAACAAAGAGGTAACCCTGCCTTTTGTGGAAACGTGGACTGTCGACAGCCTCTCCTCCACGCTGGTATTTACCGTCAGCGACACCCTCGAAGCGAATAACGGACTTTTCAGCCTTTCACTGGCAAATCTGGATACACCTCCCGCTTTTATAGACACTACTGAAAAAGCAAAGTACAACAGGTTCACCTGGCATGAAAGCACACGGCGCCTGGCCTTTATGAGAGCTGAAGACCTGGAAAAGGACACCCTTGAAACTGCAGCCCTTGTCGTATGGGAGCCGGGTGGCGCTATTAGGGAGATCGTTGGACAGGAGGATGCACCCGGGGGTATGTTCCTTCCTTTCGACAACAGTCCGGGCTGGAGCAACGACGGTAAAATGCTCTTTTTTGGTTTCAGGCCTGACCGGTTTGCAGCCGGGCCTGAAGAGAAGAAAGAATATTCATCTGTGCTCGATTCAATAGGCCAACAGGCAGATATTGATATCTGGCACGGCGAGGACCCGCTTATCAAAACGCATGAAAAGATCATGTGGAACCAGTTTAGCAGACAGAACCTGTCAGCCGTATATCATATCGAAGAGAACAGGATTGTACCTCTCGCCTGCGAAGAGGTACCCGATCTGATTACCCCCAGGGGAGGGAAGAATGCTCTTGCCTCCTCCTCACTGCCCTATGCGAAAAGAATAACCTGGGAGGGGCGTTTCAGGGACATATACCTGGTAAACCTGCTGGACGGCGGGAGGACCCTCGTTGCAGAGGAGCACCAGGATATGGCGGCACTCTCTCCCAACGGCCGTTACCTGATACATTTCGACAACAAACACTGGCATTCGTATGAGGTATCCACCGGGAGGGTCACAAACCTGACAGAAAATATCGATATACCCTTCTTTAGCGAAACCATGGACCGTCCGGCCGAACCCGGCAGCTACAGGACGGCTGGATGGCTTGATGACGGGGAATCGGTACTGATATACGACAGGTACGATATATGGAGGGCAAATTTGCGGACCGGAGCGATGATGAACATAACAGGCGGTGAGGGCCGCAAAACCGAAACCGTATTCAGGATCAGGAGACTTGACAACGAACCGCTTATTGGCCTTAACGATATACTCTTTGCCGAAGGCTATAACGAGACCTCCAAGGAGAGGTCCATATGGTCGCTCAGATCTGACAGGCAGGGGGTTAACATGCTTCTCGACGAAGGCAGGAACCTCCGGCTGAGGCTTCTTTCGGAAGACGGGCAGACCATAGTGTATACCCGTGAATCTTATGATGAGTTCCCTGACCTGTGGGTTACCGGCAGGCGTTTCAGGAACCCGGTAAAGGTGTCTGACCTGGGCAGGCAGATCGGTGAGTTCAACTGGGGGACGGCAGAGCTCATATCATTTAATTCGGCAGACGGCGTGCCGCTTGACGGTATTGTGATCAAACCGGGCGATTACGACCCTTCCAAAAAATATCCGGTATTTGTCTACTACTATGAGCAGTTTTCTCAAAGGCTGCATGATTTCAACCAGACCGTGATAAACCACCGCCCATCGTTCGGGTATTACGCCAGCAACGGATACGTGATATTCCTGCCCGATATTCACTTCAAGGTTGGCCGGCCTGGCATGTCGGCCGTAAACGCGCTGGTTCCGGGCGTGCATAAACTTATTGATCTGGGCATAGCCGACCCTGATGCTATCGGGTTGCACGGCCATTCGTGGAGCGGTTATATGACAGCCTATGTGGTGACGCAGACTGACATCTTCAGGGCGGCAATAGCAGGCGCCCCCGTGTCGAACATGACAAGCGCATATGGCGGTATCAGGTGGGGAAGCGGACTGGCAAGGCAGTTCCAGTATGAGACGGGTCAGAGCAGGCTTGGTTCATCCCTTTTTGACCGGCGATACCTCTATATAGAAAACTCACCTCTCTTTTATGCCCATGAGATAAACACCCCCCTTCTGATAATGCACGGCGATGTGGACGAGGCAGTACCCTGGGAGCAGTCCATCGAGCTCTATCTGGCAATGCGGCGTGCAGGAAAGGACATCATCTTTTTGCAATACAGGGACGAGCCCCATCACCCGCAGAAATACCCCAACAAGGTTGACTACACCATAAGGATGAAGGAATATTTTGACCATCATCTGAAAGGGCATGAAGCGGCGGACTGGATAAAGAACGGCGTACCTTACCAGGGTCGCTGA
- the truA gene encoding tRNA pseudouridine(38-40) synthase TruA: protein MGQRYFIELSFRGTEYCGWQIQPNARSVQQTIEEAMALLLKEKIRLTGAGRTDTGVHASYFAAHFESPSLKPGNTAETVRKLNHMLPGDIAISDIFPVNEKAHSRFSARSRTYKYYISIRKNPFRQDTSYHLYPPPDIDAMNLAATELIRHSDFSSFCRSNSNVKTHICKIISASWKEHNGMVIFEIKADRFLRNMVRAIVGTMLELGRGRINVAHFRDIILAQDRQKAGTSAPAQGLFLTGIEYPEEIFEFRTGPHAAGRKPV, encoded by the coding sequence TTGGGTCAGAGATATTTCATAGAACTCTCCTTCCGGGGAACGGAATACTGCGGGTGGCAGATACAGCCCAATGCCCGGAGTGTGCAGCAGACCATTGAAGAGGCAATGGCGCTTCTGCTTAAGGAGAAGATAAGACTTACCGGGGCGGGGCGGACCGATACCGGGGTTCATGCAAGCTATTTCGCCGCCCACTTCGAATCGCCGTCACTGAAGCCCGGGAACACTGCCGAGACAGTGCGTAAACTTAATCATATGCTCCCCGGTGACATTGCAATATCAGACATCTTCCCGGTGAATGAAAAGGCCCACAGCCGGTTCAGCGCCAGGTCACGCACCTATAAATATTATATTAGTATCAGGAAAAACCCCTTCAGGCAGGATACCAGCTACCACCTGTACCCGCCTCCCGATATTGATGCAATGAACCTTGCAGCTACCGAACTGATCAGGCACAGTGACTTCTCTTCCTTCTGCCGGTCCAACAGCAACGTTAAGACCCATATCTGCAAAATCATCAGCGCATCATGGAAAGAACATAACGGAATGGTCATTTTTGAGATAAAGGCCGACAGGTTTTTGAGGAACATGGTAAGAGCCATTGTGGGCACGATGCTGGAGCTGGGCCGCGGCAGAATCAATGTTGCACACTTTCGCGATATAATACTGGCGCAGGACAGGCAAAAGGCAGGCACCTCGGCACCCGCACAGGGACTGTTCCTGACAGGCATAGAGTACCCGGAAGAAATATTTGAATTCAGAACCGGACCACATGCCGCCGGCAGAAAGCCGGTATAG
- a CDS encoding DUF4154 domain-containing protein produces MQPYSTAVKTAVWPASGFFAAGKPFAAATAVLITIFLLVFGSVARTQEFDNESRSVYILDIARYVKWENIDDISVFRIGVLEPVEDLFPVISHNASLRGEIQGRPVEVVSFETIDEITPVSLLYVNKRYDYDIALVLARIRGNHTLLISENYEFHRSMINFIVYDGQQRFEVNEDRMNEEGLHVSELFREHAVTTEADWQEIYRLVELELEQEKILVLEQNRLIEEQLAEIEMQSERIDQQRDHIERQMEEIERQGELLEKLEGEIAARQREVERQNRQIAEQGREISEQMEELEENRRESERQSAILAGQMERIDEQENMIAEQDVILGRQLEQIEKQRLLIWFFIVMLVFIAALAYFIYKSYRIKKEANIKLEEKNRLITKQRDEIQQQRDSIAEQRDRIVEQNKLIWDSINYAQRIQRAILPDDTNFSVILDHFFIMYRPKDVVSGDFYWESKIGNEVIVVAADCTGHGVPGALMSMLGVTFLNDIVNTRKITRPSEILDKLREDVINAFHQQGSRKEEIQDGMDIAVCAINQENKTIQFAGANNPLILIRGSEAFQYKGDRMPVAISDRMMDFNNHIIELQDKDQVYIFSDGYIDQFGGDNNKKFMRKRLVSLLMEIKDEPMIRQKEILVRSFDEWKGDNEQTDDVVMIGLRI; encoded by the coding sequence ATGCAACCCTATTCAACTGCAGTTAAAACAGCGGTTTGGCCGGCTAGCGGATTTTTTGCAGCCGGAAAGCCGTTTGCGGCAGCAACTGCTGTGCTGATAACCATTTTCCTCCTGGTATTCGGGTCTGTTGCCCGGACGCAGGAGTTTGACAATGAATCCCGGTCAGTTTACATACTTGACATAGCCAGGTATGTAAAATGGGAGAATATTGACGATATATCTGTTTTCAGGATAGGTGTCCTGGAGCCTGTGGAGGATCTCTTCCCGGTGATCAGCCACAACGCATCACTCAGGGGCGAAATACAGGGCAGGCCCGTGGAGGTGGTAAGCTTTGAAACCATCGATGAAATTACGCCGGTAAGCCTTCTTTATGTTAACAAGAGGTATGATTACGACATTGCGCTTGTGCTTGCACGCATCAGGGGCAACCATACACTCCTTATAAGCGAGAATTATGAGTTCCACCGGTCTATGATAAATTTCATCGTTTATGATGGCCAGCAGAGGTTTGAGGTCAATGAGGACCGTATGAATGAGGAGGGCCTGCATGTAAGCGAGCTTTTCAGGGAGCATGCCGTGACAACGGAGGCGGACTGGCAGGAGATTTACCGTCTGGTGGAGCTTGAGCTGGAGCAGGAAAAGATACTGGTGCTGGAGCAGAACCGCCTGATAGAGGAGCAGCTTGCCGAAATAGAGATGCAGTCCGAACGTATAGACCAGCAGCGTGACCATATTGAAAGGCAGATGGAGGAGATAGAGCGGCAGGGGGAGCTGCTTGAAAAGCTAGAAGGCGAAATTGCCGCCCGCCAAAGGGAGGTGGAGAGGCAGAACCGGCAGATAGCAGAACAGGGCAGGGAGATAAGTGAACAGATGGAGGAACTGGAAGAGAACCGCCGGGAGTCAGAAAGGCAGAGTGCCATACTTGCCGGTCAGATGGAGAGGATTGACGAACAGGAGAATATGATAGCAGAGCAGGATGTCATCCTGGGCAGGCAGCTTGAACAGATAGAAAAGCAGAGGCTTCTGATATGGTTCTTCATTGTTATGCTGGTATTCATCGCAGCTCTTGCCTATTTCATTTACAAAAGCTACCGCATCAAGAAAGAAGCCAATATAAAACTGGAAGAGAAGAACAGGCTGATTACCAAACAGCGCGATGAGATACAGCAGCAGCGGGACAGCATAGCAGAGCAGAGGGACAGGATAGTCGAGCAGAACAAGCTTATCTGGGATTCAATAAACTATGCCCAGAGGATACAGCGGGCGATCCTGCCCGATGATACCAATTTCAGTGTAATTCTGGATCATTTTTTTATCATGTACAGGCCCAAGGATGTGGTGAGCGGTGATTTTTACTGGGAATCGAAGATTGGCAATGAGGTTATCGTGGTGGCTGCCGATTGTACCGGTCACGGAGTGCCGGGCGCCCTTATGAGCATGCTGGGGGTGACCTTCCTCAACGATATAGTGAATACCCGCAAGATTACCCGGCCTTCCGAGATACTCGACAAGCTGAGGGAGGATGTGATCAATGCCTTTCACCAGCAGGGGAGCCGCAAGGAGGAGATACAGGACGGCATGGACATTGCCGTATGCGCTATCAACCAGGAGAACAAAACAATACAGTTTGCCGGGGCCAACAACCCACTGATACTCATCCGCGGAAGCGAGGCCTTCCAGTACAAGGGAGACAGGATGCCCGTTGCCATAAGCGACAGGATGATGGACTTCAACAACCACATTATTGAGTTGCAGGACAAAGATCAGGTCTACATCTTCTCTGACGGTTATATTGACCAGTTCGGCGGGGATAATAACAAGAAATTCATGCGTAAGAGGCTGGTCAGTCTCCTTATGGAGATCAAGGACGAACCGATGATCAGGCAGAAGGAAATTCTGGTCCGCAGCTTTGATGAGTGGAAAGGTGATAACGAACAGACCGATGATGTGGTTATGATCGGTCTCAGGATATAG